The following coding sequences lie in one Spinacia oleracea cultivar Varoflay chromosome 1, BTI_SOV_V1, whole genome shotgun sequence genomic window:
- the LOC110796860 gene encoding uncharacterized protein: protein MAKESKTTMESVRSWVFQHKLRTVGCLWLSGINGSIAYNWSRPQMKTSVRLIHARKEELLNYFCRF, encoded by the exons ATGGCGAAAGAATCCAAGACCACGATGGAGTCAGTCAGGTCATGGGTCTTTCAACACAAGCTTCGTACCGTCG GATGTTTATGGCTGAGTGGGATCAATGGATCAATCGCCTACAATTGGTCTCGCCCTCAAATGAAAACTAGCGTTAGGCTTATTCACGCTAG GAAGGAAGAGTTGCTGAATTATTTCTGCCGGTTTTAG